Below is a genomic region from Cotesia glomerata isolate CgM1 linkage group LG5, MPM_Cglom_v2.3, whole genome shotgun sequence.
tactttgaaacctgttcaactactgggtacttaatttctgtaaatttaatttctaggCAGGAGATAATAATGACAACAGTGAATCTACAGCTTCAAAACGGGAAAATCTCCCACAGAAAATGATCTCTGGCCCGACAAATAAGAGAGGAAAGGGAAGAATGGGTAACCGTACCCACAACGCTAACTCATCAAGCATCCAACCACTTTCTGAGCAAAATCGACCAGCttcaaactttaaaaactagtgtacaaaattttttatctttaaacatattatattatataataatataatatcttCCAGTAATTTCTTTCTAcgaattactattattaatattaattaatatatcatttttcatGGCGTACTTTAAAAGTTAGCTTTAACATAGCGGTTGTTGTTTTTCTGGCAcctattatattaatataaaatacttttgacTAAATGTAAACACACTAGTAATAcgattgataataataatataatgataattaacgatactattgataataaaatatcctTCAACTATCtgaattttgttattgtttaAAATCAAGTCACgctaacaattatttaaattagtatAGTGTAATAATAATGGTAGTGGTACTGAGCAATGAATAGTAATGAACCTTGACACGAATTCACCcctttaaagatttttaataaagtcacgcaaacaatatttaatattttacatttgGAAAATTCATCAACTACagtgaattattattttattttttcttcagttCTTCTTTAGCATTTTCTATCCTTCTTTTAAATTCACCGGTGTACTCCTTCATTACACTTGCCAATTCAGAAGCGAATTTTTTTGGATCCGAGGGTATTTTGTAAGTCCCACTGGTACTTCGATTTATAATGTACACTACAAGTTGTGCAGCCTTTCTCATTGGTCTAGAGTCTGCTATTTTTTGAACCAACTGTTCGTTGCTCATTAAGTATCTTATTATAAAACGTAACATtgtgatttataaattaatataattaattttaaaatgataaataattgttatttaggTAAAATTATGGCCACACTGtgtaaagtttaatttttaggaatttcaaaCGAGCACATGTTACGATATTTGTACAAGAGTTCTCGCTTTAGGCGTAATTGCTTTCTCAGAGtctctaattttttaagttgcTCTTCCTTGCTGTACTCGATTCCAGGAAGACGTTTTATCtgtggaataaaaataaatttcattactaataatcataaaagcaccagacatctgacaatttcTTACGGAACTAAAAATAACATATGACCGACAATTGTttagttctttaaaaaaataactattagaAGTTTTACACACtctaatattttgaattttttcaacagttgaaaaatttgatactgAATTTAATGGACATCTAATAACTTTTTAGGTTTTTATAacaatctatactaataaatgaaGTGCCGgttttttgtccggttatactgcgaaaactactgaaccgatcggaataagacttataccataagatgcagcatgtttcggagaaggttttaatatatgatatgttggtgattagttatccggaacctatattttttttatttagaaataatgaatttttattgtaactaaatttattctattcgattgtcatttgtttaaaataaattttttaattctattggttatgtttatatactaggaagatttcttcacttatgagacctgtaatttctttaactgaaactttcaatgctcattaaaatttttttttttcatatcaattattattaagttttgtaagaaagacacgggaatgttataatgattgtacattgaaagttacaatgaatattagctaaaataattacatggataaaaggtgcatgccaattcgatataattgggaatctgtgcaagtcaaaacaatactctaattaaatttcaagtctagatctaaaaatgcaattctataaagcgcccagcggaacgggcgagtaacagctagttaaattataattttaaagatttagcAAAATAAATCCacaagtagaaattttaaaaaattataagtgcgaattaaaaaaaaatatttttttataaaaattgatttgttataaaaatttaaagaatttttagaggtctgttaattttagtatcacggaaaatttacgataaaatcaaattctactttcataataattaatcatatatgtcaacggtctaattagcaattggtttaactccttattttttagagggtaactttttaacattttgatgtagcaatagtctaattataaattagaatgatccaaactaaaatattatacctttattagatattaaattattttttaaagtgataaattttgaactaattgttttttcatacaaatggaagattctttcaaatggagttagacaatttgctaattagaacgtcgatgtggtaaaaaaaatgtttttttaatttacctgTGATCTTACtgaatcaaattttttctggagttctagaattttttgacTTGTATCTTGGGATTCTTTAGCTTTCTGAGTTGTATCGTGAGGATCTTTTTCCACGCTGGAAAAtgtttatcaattaatttaacaaaaaatccaaaataagaaataatactgaaattagcagatatctgacctttttttttttttttatttttattacaaattaattatacaaaaaaatatttttaaaaaatttgcacgtgtaattttttttaatttatagattaggaatttctttcattaaaattttttcataataatagaGTTATAGAAATccaaaaattgacagatgtctgttaatttcagtatagtaaataacaattaaaaaaaatacaaacctCCGGATTATTTCATAAATCAAAggtaaaatttcaatatccAAGTCATCAACAGTAAACTGATTGCACGAAGTTGCGTCGTCAGATAATTCAGCGATCTccattgtaaaataattatttatatatttacttatattATCATCATCCGAGAATAAAATAtcacattaaattaaatgaatgtcatgattctaaattattagttattgcaaaatatttacCTCAATTCATTTCACTGCCAAAACAAAGTTTTtctatgttttattttttttttaccaaatctAACCTCAAATCCTCGACGCAGGAAACTGCGCATGTGACTTTTGATTGGTTAGTATCGGAACATTTTTTTCCCGGGGTTTtctgaaatgaaaaattatggGAAGTCCACAGTTTTGTGTTTTGAACTTTTGCTAATacattgaaaaagaaaaagaataataagatCTATCAAAAGTTAACAGAATTGGAATTTTGGTTTGgaagttttcaaaatttactgCTTTTGATACCTTTTTTCTGCTAAAATCCCCATTTATTACTGtcaatctgaaaaataaaatgataagatTGTTATTGAATATCGTCAATTCTAACTTGAGAGGGAAAATTCTTTTAGGCTACTCAAAATGagtcatttttcataaataatataataattaatcgattaaaaattttcaaattatttttcgggCTTCTGTGGCACAATGTTCAAAAAATCCTGCATTGTTCGCtctttttctattattaaaaaaaaagaaaaaaacaggTTTCTATTTCAAAGATTCgcacggaaaaaataaatcggtaattatttacaagcgGGGTCCaccctatttttggccatatctaggtgaaaaattaacattttttaattttttttattctgcttatttttacgtcgcatttatgatataaaatgtcatgaaaataaaaaataaagatttcgatagcttttttgcctttaaaagtaggaaaaaattttggctctcatgttttttgataaaatttctattttatctttttttttgatgtttttgatacatattgttttgaaaagtacataaaaaaatgaacaattaaaaaaaaaaaaaaaaagttggatataacaattttctacaaaatttataaatttttttgaaaatttgttaaaattgtgataatcaactttttttttttttttgaattgtttatttttttattaaaaaaaaaaaaaaatacatcaaaattttcaaaaaaaaatttcgttcaaaaaaatgaaaattaaaatgttggaccccacttgtaaataagtACCGATAAATCTTTTAGAATAatcgaaaaatacaaaattaatagtctagttagtttattaaaaataacttaaaattctGTGTATTATTTCTGCAACATTATTGATCAATACCTTTTTTACTTACAGTGTATGCATTTCTTTCAAAACACAATTTTGTGAAATTCACGTTGAAAGTTTCATTAAGATAAAGAGTTAAAGTTCCGACGCTCTCGAACATGTGCAATAACtccgtaaatatttaaaatttttactttatttttcctCTTGACAGAATACTctcaatttataatattttcaaaactaaaaaaaaaaaattaattaattcaattttaatttctaaaggGATTTCCCCTTGAatgtgttaatttaaataataaaaacaatcacAATTAcctcaataattttatcatgtTCCGATAGTTCTTGAAATGCTACacgcattttttaaaaaaattttcttttaaattggtaaattttcttttaataaaaaaattttctagtatTTTGTTACCATCCTTgtgcaattataaataaattaaaaataaataaagatatgAATAATGAGATAAGtattttttcagataaaaCCCCAGTGATAGCAAAACTGTATAATGAGAACGGTAGGCATTGATTATTATGATGAAAGATTCGAGCTGAACTCCCAGCAAATTATCGTCAACGGTCAGCTAAAAGTTAAACGTTAAATGCAGAATGCTAAAACGCTTACCACTGCTCGCGTTGGTTGCTGGAGGTTTGCACCTACCTCTACTTGTCCAACTTGTGTATAAATGTTCAAGGATCGTTCAATATTTTCCACGTGTCTGTGTGCCGTATTACTGCCGGTGGTCGGTGGTCTATGGTGTATGTGTAGGTAGGAGAGTAGACTGCAGCAGTTTCGCGCAGAGAAGTTAAGAGACAACAAGTAAAGGAAATTCGAAATTGAAATGCGAGTTGCTTCTGTTGATCAGTCGATACCGGGCGTTCGGAAGATACACATGCGATTAATATGGCTAATGCCATGATTCAATTACCAATTATACTCCTAATTGGAGTTTACTTTGTTTCAATCGCTAAATTATCACTATCAGCAACTCTTGATATCgataaaattagtaataatacCAACGAAACATGTCCTGATTCGCTTTCTGTTGCCTTAGAATCTCACAATTTAGAATATCTTCCCAACGGGTCTTTTCTTCATCAAAGTACCCAGGAAGTTTACCCTCAGGAATTTTTGCGGAAAGACAATGACACCACTTACGGGTGCGTTTGCAAACAAGGCTTCGGTAGAACTTGTATCAGAAAGTGTTGTCAAGGCAacgaatttttgaaagtttcaAACTACGACGACAAATCCGAGTGCACTGAAATAGAagataagtttttaaaagtaCCGGATCttcttcccgctaaaaatcagctgggaaataaattgaagaatATCAGTGGACTTTCCCAGCAATTTCGCATTATTGTCAATCAAATCTGTCCTTTTGGAAGATATCGCTTGGAGCCAGAACAATTTGAAGATGACAACTTTGTAATTTTCTCGAACGGGACCCTAAAAACAGGAGATCTTACGTTAACCCAGTCCCAGTACTGCTTAGACTGGGACCAtgattttaaaacaataattgtgCTTGTGTGTCACTCACCTGAATTAGTCGTAGAAGAAGAAAACCCAATGGTGACAATTGTCCATCCAATTGGAGTCATTATCTCGATTCCATTTCTCGTAGCGACGCTTTTTGTTTACGCAGTGATTCCAGAGTTGAGAAATCTTTACGGAGTCACGTTGATGTGCTACGTTGGGTGTCTTCTTGGTGCATACATCTTCCTTGTCACCGGCAGGCTTATTTACCACAGACATTTTTCTTGCGTCATAATCGGTAAGTTGTTAGTCGTtagtcattaatattattaatgacctgtgagttattttttcttcctcttttatttaattgtttatgagATGGGAGATGAATTATTACAGCTTGTGATTTTTCTTCAGCTggttaagttttttatttttaactcggATCGACATCACACTTGTACGCTGATCTATCTTTGTCTCGCTTTAGAGTTTTATTAAGTGCATGCTCTAAATTACGCTGTACATTACATATAATACccagctatttttattaaaattaattaatgtcaaTGGCAATGGTAATCTTTaacgaaaaatataataattatcatcgtACCGCCTTTATCGCAGAGTCAACAAGGGTGAAACCCACATAGGACACATGACAGG
It encodes:
- the LOC123265663 gene encoding mediator of RNA polymerase II transcription subunit 9, with protein sequence MEIAELSDDATSCNQFTVDDLDIEILPLIYEIIRSVEKDPHDTTQKAKESQDTSQKILELQKKFDSVRSQIKRLPGIEYSKEEQLKKLETLRKQLRLKRELLYKYRNMCSFEIPKN
- the LOC123265661 gene encoding G-protein coupled receptor Mth2-like isoform X3; amino-acid sequence: MANAMIQLPIILLIGVYFVSIAKLSLSATLDIDKISNNTNETCPDSLSVALESHNLEYLPNGSFLHQSTQEVYPQEFLRKDNDTTYGCVCKQGFGRTCIRKCCQGNEFLKVSNYDDKSECTEIEDKFLKVPDLLPAKNQLGNKLKNISGLSQQFRIIVNQICPFGRYRLEPEQFEDDNFVIFSNGTLKTGDLTLTQSQYCLDWDHDFKTIIVLVCHSPELVVEEENPMVTIVHPIGVIISIPFLVATLFVYAVIPELRNLYGVTLMCYVGCLLGAYIFLVTGRLIYHRHFSCVIIAFVIHFSFLASFFWLNVMCFDIWWTFGGFRALQGSQKKQERKKFACYSIYAWGCAGLLTGICLIMDFHPNISSSVIRPQFGKESCWFATDAARAIYFYGPMGVTVVCNIILFIATAMKIVHHKKETAHLNRDDNRRHNDNKQWFNLYLKLFIVMGVNWSMEIISWIFGNKPDYIWYVTDVANTLQGLVIFIIFVWKRKIKILLLKRFGCKDSKFLQSRNSTRSTHNSSMSTKTNTSILNPLPDKFKMTTIERNQDENTEVF
- the LOC123265661 gene encoding G-protein coupled receptor Mth2-like isoform X1; amino-acid sequence: MANAMIQLPIILLIGVYFVSIAKLSLSATLDIDKISNNTNETCPDSLSVALESHNLEYLPNGSFLHQSTQEVYPQEFLRKDNDTTYGCVCKQGFGRTCIRKCCQGNEFLKVSNYDDKSECTEIEDKFLKVPDLLPAKNQLGNKLKNISGLSQQFRIIVNQICPFGRYRLEPEQFEDDNFVIFSNGTLKTGDLTLTQSQYCLDWDHDFKTIIVLVCHSPELVVEEENPMVTIVHPIGVIISIPFLVATLFVYAVIPELRNLYGVTLMCYVGCLLGAYIFLVTGRLIYHRHFSCVIIAFVIHFSFLASFFWLNVMCFDIWWTFGKNPGLYTNPYGGFRALQGSQKKQERKKFACYSIYAWGCAGLLTGICLIMDFHPNISSSVIRPQFGKESCWFATDAARAIYFYGPMGVTVVCNIILFIATAMKIVHHKKETAHLNRDDNRRHNDNKQWFNLYLKLFIVMGVNWSMEIISWIFGNKPDYIWYVTDVANTLQGLVIFIIFVWKRKIKILLLKRFGCKDSKFLQSRNSTRSTHNSSMSTKTNTSILNPLPDKFKMTTIERNQDENTEVF